The Camelina sativa cultivar DH55 chromosome 14, Cs, whole genome shotgun sequence genome includes a window with the following:
- the LOC104742942 gene encoding formin-like protein 3, whose amino-acid sequence MGFLHCLFRSRTFNVLILALFLTIHSFFLVESQEPPPTPQSPLPPPPPPPPPPPPVNGTVEPGISPPPPPPVRETIEPVSAPPPPRSQPPPQKNHSRRFPPPPRPSEKPKRGGLNKGKTVGLVFIGLVAMLQVFVVVFLFYKRNQLLNLKDTN is encoded by the coding sequence ATGGGTTTTCTGCATTGTCTCTTCAGATCTCGGACCTTCAATGTTTTGATCCTCGCTCTGTTTCTCACCATTCATAGTTTCTTCCTCGTCGAATCACAAGAACCACCTCCGACTCCACAATCTCCTCTGCCGCCGccgccacctcctcctcctccaccgccacctGTCAATGGGACCGTTGAACCAGGCATTTCtccaccgcctcctcctccaGTCAGAGAGACTATCGAGCCTGTGTCtgctccaccaccaccgagGTCGCAACCCCCTCCCCAAAAGAATCATTCACGGCGGTTTCCGCCTCCACCTCGGCCATCGGAGAAACCAAAGAGAGGTGGATTAAACAAAGGGAAGACTGTGGGACTAGTCTTTATTGGGTTAGTTGCAATGTTGCAGgtctttgttgttgtcttcttgttttacaaaagaaatcaGCTTCTCAACTTGAAAGACACTAATTGA